One window of the Chitinophaga niabensis genome contains the following:
- a CDS encoding S9 family peptidase translates to MHKSLLLAGILFIQNSMAQQKMSPELLWQLGRVSGETVTADGTVLYGVSRYDLKENKSERNLYAIPVAGGTAKQLTTSPGAESGAQVLPNGRILYSYKGQLWEMDKDGGNPVQKTNVEGGMQNIRISPKGTHLLFSNEVKLEKVSGEDFHKDLPKSNAQIYTSLNYRHWDTWEDGKYNHVFYATYDIHTGKVGEPQDIMKGELFDCPQMPFGGGEDFIWDPTGTQIIYVCKKKHGKDYAISTNTDIYRYTLSSGQTENLSEGLNGYDVQPVFSPDGNKLLWLSMARDGYEADKNDIIRYDIATKTRINLTRDWDGTVSSARFSNDGKKIQFLAVVKGTEQLFETSEQKAEIRQITKGQFDINGFVGQHGNTLIVTRADMNHAAELYTVDLKNGALKQLSTINDNVYNSLQLSKVQERWTKTSDGKDLLSWIIYPPDFDPNKRYPTLLYCQGGPQSAVSQFYSYRWNFQLMAAQGYIVVAPNRRGMPGHGVKWNEDISKDWGGQAIRDYLAAIDDMSKEPYVDKSRLGAVGASYGGYSVYMLAGVHKDRFKTFIAHDGLFDLRSWYGTTEELWFANWDIGAYWDKNNAISYAEFNPSNLVNNWNRPIMIVQGGIDFRVGIEQGLQAFQVAQLKGLKSKLLYFPEENHWVLSAQNAIVWQREFFNWLTETL, encoded by the coding sequence ATGCATAAGTCTCTCCTGCTTGCAGGTATTTTATTCATTCAAAACAGCATGGCACAACAGAAAATGAGCCCTGAGCTGCTCTGGCAGCTGGGAAGAGTAAGTGGAGAAACCGTTACCGCAGACGGTACTGTTCTTTACGGTGTTTCCCGCTACGATCTTAAAGAAAATAAAAGTGAAAGGAACCTGTATGCCATTCCCGTAGCCGGTGGCACTGCAAAACAGCTTACTACCAGTCCTGGTGCAGAATCCGGCGCACAGGTCCTTCCTAACGGCCGCATCCTTTACAGCTATAAAGGGCAGTTATGGGAAATGGATAAAGATGGTGGAAACCCCGTACAGAAAACAAATGTGGAAGGTGGCATGCAGAATATCCGCATTTCTCCCAAAGGCACACACCTGCTTTTCTCCAATGAAGTGAAACTGGAAAAAGTGAGCGGGGAAGATTTTCATAAAGACCTCCCCAAATCCAACGCACAGATCTACACCAGCCTCAACTACCGCCACTGGGATACCTGGGAGGACGGAAAATACAATCATGTGTTCTACGCCACCTATGATATACACACCGGAAAAGTAGGAGAGCCACAGGATATCATGAAAGGGGAACTCTTCGATTGCCCGCAAATGCCCTTTGGTGGCGGCGAAGACTTTATCTGGGACCCCACCGGCACACAGATCATTTACGTGTGTAAAAAGAAACACGGCAAGGATTATGCGATCAGCACCAATACAGATATCTATCGTTACACCCTTTCCAGTGGCCAAACGGAGAACCTTTCAGAAGGCCTGAACGGTTATGATGTGCAACCTGTATTCAGTCCTGATGGCAACAAATTACTCTGGCTGAGCATGGCCCGCGATGGTTATGAAGCCGATAAAAATGATATCATCCGTTATGATATCGCCACCAAAACCCGCATCAACTTAACCAGGGACTGGGATGGCACTGTTTCCTCCGCCCGCTTCAGCAACGATGGCAAAAAGATTCAGTTCCTGGCCGTGGTAAAGGGTACAGAGCAGTTGTTTGAAACCAGCGAACAGAAAGCAGAGATCCGCCAGATCACCAAAGGCCAGTTTGATATCAATGGTTTTGTTGGCCAGCATGGCAACACATTGATCGTAACACGGGCAGACATGAACCATGCTGCTGAACTCTATACAGTAGACCTGAAAAACGGCGCCCTGAAACAACTCAGCACCATAAACGACAATGTCTACAACTCGCTCCAGTTAAGCAAAGTACAGGAACGCTGGACGAAAACAAGTGATGGAAAAGACCTCCTTTCCTGGATCATTTATCCCCCCGATTTTGATCCCAATAAAAGATATCCCACCCTGTTATACTGCCAGGGAGGCCCGCAATCTGCCGTATCCCAATTCTACTCCTATCGCTGGAACTTCCAGCTGATGGCTGCGCAGGGATACATTGTGGTAGCGCCTAACCGCAGAGGCATGCCAGGGCATGGCGTGAAGTGGAATGAAGATATCAGCAAAGACTGGGGCGGACAAGCCATCCGCGACTACCTCGCAGCTATTGACGACATGAGCAAAGAACCTTATGTTGACAAAAGCCGCCTTGGAGCCGTGGGCGCCAGTTACGGCGGATATTCCGTTTACATGCTGGCCGGTGTACATAAGGACCGTTTTAAAACATTCATTGCACATGATGGCCTTTTTGATCTCCGTAGCTGGTATGGTACCACAGAAGAACTCTGGTTTGCCAACTGGGATATCGGTGCTTACTGGGATAAGAACAATGCCATAAGTTATGCGGAATTCAACCCAAGTAATCTTGTGAATAACTGGAACAGGCCTATCATGATCGTGCAGGGAGGTATAGATTTCCGGGTTGGAATTGAACAGGGCTTACAGGCTTTCCAGGTAGCACAGCTGAAAGGACTCAAAAGCAAGCTCCTGTATTTCCCCGAAGAAAACCACTGGGTGCTGAGTGCGCAAAATGCGATTGTATGGCAACGGGAATTCTTTAACTGGTTAACAGAAACACTCTAA
- a CDS encoding enoyl-CoA hydratase-related protein: MTSLTLDIQNGIATITLNRPDVYNAFNDPLSYELQDALKKAEKDPAVRAVVLTGAGKAFSSGQDLKAAMDSSGKPRNLGDSLHKRYNPIIRAIRNMPKPVICRLNGVAAGAGCSLALACDVIIASENASLIEIFINIALVLDSGSSYFLPRTVGYHRAFELATKATKLSAAEALQLGLINKVVKPEELDAAVQAEAEFYANAPTKAIALLKKMLTKGMTDDLDAVLDYEAYCQEIAGNTADNVEGVQAFLEKRKPVFKGE; the protein is encoded by the coding sequence ATGACCTCACTCACACTTGATATACAAAACGGTATTGCCACCATCACCCTCAACCGGCCTGATGTGTATAATGCCTTCAATGATCCGCTGAGTTATGAATTGCAGGATGCCCTGAAAAAGGCAGAGAAAGATCCCGCAGTAAGGGCTGTTGTACTAACCGGTGCCGGCAAAGCTTTTTCCAGCGGGCAGGACCTGAAAGCCGCCATGGACAGTTCCGGCAAGCCCCGCAACCTGGGAGATTCCCTGCACAAGCGCTATAATCCTATTATCCGTGCTATCCGCAATATGCCCAAACCTGTAATTTGCAGGCTGAATGGGGTGGCTGCGGGGGCAGGATGTTCACTGGCATTGGCTTGTGACGTGATCATTGCTTCAGAAAACGCCTCCCTGATAGAGATCTTCATCAACATTGCACTCGTACTGGATTCCGGCTCTTCTTACTTCCTGCCCCGTACTGTTGGTTATCACCGTGCATTCGAACTGGCCACCAAAGCCACCAAACTCAGTGCCGCAGAAGCTTTACAGTTAGGCCTGATCAATAAAGTTGTGAAACCGGAAGAACTGGATGCTGCCGTACAGGCAGAAGCGGAATTTTACGCCAACGCCCCTACGAAAGCCATCGCCCTCCTCAAAAAAATGCTCACAAAGGGCATGACGGACGACCTGGATGCTGTATTGGATTATGAGGCTTATTGCCAGGAAATAGCCGGAAATACGGCCGATAATGTGGAAGGGGTGCAGGCTTTTCTCGAGAAAAGGAAGCCTGTTTTTAAGGGGGAATGA
- a CDS encoding porin family protein, which yields MKKLLFTLGCIAASTGVFAQDNMAGAAMGKARERATYSRDFFMIQFSIDGWAQKPDSVKTKGLSRGFNVAFMYDVPFKNSNFSVAPGLGISTSSMFLDDRYLDMSNGNSNVVRFAPNAGKYKKFKVATTYLEIPLELRYRQVKDNANTGFKASIGVKAGMLINAHTKGKNTLGGEKNIIKEQNRRFFNPWRFAATARVGYGNFALFGSMNLNPLFKDNANMEVRPFSIGLALSGL from the coding sequence ATGAAAAAATTACTTTTTACACTGGGTTGTATCGCGGCTTCTACGGGTGTTTTTGCGCAGGATAATATGGCTGGCGCGGCCATGGGTAAGGCTCGCGAAAGGGCTACCTACTCAAGGGACTTCTTCATGATCCAGTTTTCTATTGATGGCTGGGCGCAGAAACCCGATAGTGTTAAAACGAAAGGATTATCCCGCGGTTTCAATGTGGCATTCATGTACGATGTACCTTTTAAGAATTCCAATTTCAGCGTAGCGCCGGGTTTGGGAATCAGCACAAGCAGCATGTTCCTGGATGATCGTTATCTGGATATGTCCAACGGCAACTCTAATGTAGTGAGGTTTGCGCCTAATGCAGGCAAGTATAAGAAATTCAAAGTAGCTACTACCTATCTGGAAATTCCGTTGGAATTGCGGTACCGCCAGGTGAAGGATAATGCCAATACCGGCTTTAAAGCATCTATTGGTGTAAAAGCAGGCATGCTGATAAATGCGCATACCAAAGGAAAGAATACCCTGGGTGGCGAGAAGAACATCATCAAAGAACAGAACAGGCGTTTCTTTAACCCCTGGCGTTTTGCTGCCACTGCCCGCGTAGGCTATGGCAACTTTGCCCTGTTTGGTTCCATGAACCTAAACCCGCTGTTTAAAGACAATGCGAATATGGAAGTAAGGCCATTTTCCATTGGTTTGGCGCTGAGCGGTTTATAA
- a CDS encoding PAS domain S-box protein yields the protein MKKISSPLIIIFVAAIISVAWFVYHAWSADKLAMTNNERVRHVNDKIRQLEQIAYTVKSMESAVRAYVITGDSGFLYREDYMEAHLRTPLANLMLLYKDNTADQKQLDSLRAEIEKKIIFFNYLIRANQESPVMAGAMLQTRKPAFSTDASSRLLASMLQKEHALLENRLGNQLQNRSPYLFSLLISILFVGFLIWGIYQLVKMINKARETEDELRRSEKKYRQLIEGAGATMFTTNRGGFFTYVNSKALALTGYTAEELLGKQYTMLLDPPQQKELRNFYETQAFEGPDDSTIEFPIRHKNGEKKWVEQQVVLLRQHGVVKQYQCIVKDIHARKMMQMKAENTQKELDIINFRFQSVLRNSPSVIFIKDVYGRYQMVNERFEEVFGINKEHILGRTDKEFPSKLKPEKYAPSDKEVVLHERPVEMEDMLEINNETRYFFITKFPLRDHTQRVYGLCGIATDITDRIEHEHALISARKKAEHARKTQERFMANMSHEIRTPLNGIIGITNLLKQTEVQPEQKEYITDIKESANNLLVLVEKILDFSHLNSGKLTLARVDFNPAHVIRKALNSKREEAENKGLSLDMDIDLAMPETVIGDPSRLHDVIVSLLDNSIRFTEKGSIHLSAQVSAKDEEQVTFSFELRDTGMGIPEHLHEEVFESFSQIQGSNDRKFGGAGLGLALTRALLKLQDGGISIHNNEEAGTLVRFTIPYYLFAVPQQTAASETGNLHLPPLYGKSILVAEDNLLNQKVAQRTLVQAGAKVEIAENGVEVLNKLEGNTYDLILMDIQMPTMDGLRATRQIRDQGLGIPIIAMTASALKGDRERCLLAGMNDYIAKPFIPNVLFQKILEVLGERDPGFANFEALDYEQQTHRPFIDLHYLRSIVDDDQDAMLDLLNTFLERTAGMFDNLQNSAQLENWEDALQHASLLRSSFMIVRIDPLSKIILEIEHNVRNKTYLHTVMPDINLAIKIYMDAQEVLKKEMEQIKKN from the coding sequence ATGAAAAAAATCAGCAGCCCCCTCATTATCATTTTTGTTGCTGCCATCATATCCGTTGCCTGGTTCGTTTATCACGCCTGGTCTGCCGACAAACTGGCCATGACCAATAACGAACGGGTCCGTCACGTGAATGACAAGATCCGTCAGCTGGAACAGATCGCCTACACGGTAAAATCTATGGAATCCGCCGTCAGAGCCTATGTTATTACAGGTGATTCCGGTTTCCTTTACCGGGAGGACTATATGGAAGCCCATCTCCGTACCCCGCTGGCCAATCTCATGCTGTTATATAAGGATAACACGGCAGACCAAAAACAGTTGGATTCCCTTCGCGCAGAAATAGAAAAAAAGATCATTTTCTTCAATTATCTCATCCGGGCCAACCAGGAATCTCCTGTAATGGCAGGCGCTATGCTGCAAACCAGGAAACCTGCTTTCAGTACAGATGCCAGCTCCCGTTTACTGGCCAGCATGCTCCAAAAAGAACATGCCCTGCTGGAAAACCGCCTCGGCAATCAATTACAAAACCGCAGTCCTTACCTCTTTTCCCTCCTCATAAGTATTCTTTTTGTAGGTTTTCTCATATGGGGAATCTACCAATTGGTGAAAATGATCAATAAAGCCCGCGAAACAGAAGACGAACTCCGCCGCAGTGAAAAGAAATACCGCCAGCTGATAGAAGGTGCCGGCGCTACCATGTTCACCACTAACCGTGGCGGCTTCTTTACTTATGTAAATAGCAAGGCACTGGCCCTTACAGGATATACCGCAGAAGAATTGCTGGGCAAACAATACACCATGCTGCTGGACCCTCCGCAACAAAAGGAATTGCGCAATTTCTACGAAACGCAAGCCTTTGAGGGGCCGGACGATTCAACGATAGAATTCCCCATCCGCCACAAGAACGGAGAGAAAAAATGGGTGGAGCAACAGGTTGTACTGCTTCGCCAGCATGGTGTGGTGAAACAATACCAATGTATTGTGAAGGATATCCACGCCAGGAAAATGATGCAGATGAAAGCGGAAAACACACAGAAGGAACTCGATATCATCAATTTCAGATTCCAATCCGTACTGCGCAATTCGCCCTCCGTTATTTTCATTAAAGATGTGTATGGCAGGTACCAGATGGTCAATGAACGTTTTGAAGAAGTGTTCGGTATCAATAAAGAACATATCCTTGGCAGAACAGATAAAGAATTCCCTTCCAAACTGAAACCGGAAAAGTATGCGCCTTCAGACAAGGAAGTGGTCTTACATGAAAGACCCGTGGAAATGGAAGATATGCTGGAGATCAACAACGAAACCCGCTATTTCTTTATCACCAAATTCCCGCTGAGGGACCATACCCAAAGGGTATATGGCCTCTGCGGAATTGCCACGGATATTACAGACAGGATAGAACATGAACATGCCCTGATCAGCGCCAGGAAAAAAGCAGAGCACGCCCGTAAAACACAGGAAAGATTTATGGCGAATATGAGCCATGAGATCAGAACACCATTGAACGGAATTATTGGTATCACCAATCTCTTAAAGCAAACAGAGGTACAACCGGAACAAAAAGAATATATCACAGACATCAAGGAATCTGCCAACAACCTGCTGGTGCTCGTAGAAAAGATCCTTGATTTCTCTCATCTCAACTCCGGCAAACTAACCCTGGCCCGCGTAGATTTCAATCCTGCACATGTGATCCGCAAAGCCCTGAACAGCAAAAGGGAAGAAGCCGAAAACAAAGGCCTGTCACTGGATATGGACATAGACCTGGCCATGCCGGAAACCGTGATCGGCGACCCAAGCCGTTTACACGATGTGATCGTAAGCCTCTTGGATAATTCCATCCGTTTCACGGAAAAAGGCAGCATTCACCTCTCCGCACAGGTCAGCGCAAAGGATGAAGAGCAGGTCACTTTCTCTTTTGAATTAAGGGATACGGGCATGGGCATCCCCGAGCATTTGCATGAAGAAGTATTTGAGAGTTTCTCGCAGATCCAGGGAAGCAACGATAGAAAGTTTGGTGGTGCAGGCCTTGGCCTTGCATTAACACGGGCCTTACTCAAACTACAGGATGGCGGCATCAGCATTCACAATAATGAAGAAGCCGGTACCCTGGTCCGTTTCACGATTCCTTATTATCTTTTTGCCGTACCACAGCAAACAGCGGCCTCCGAAACAGGCAACCTGCATCTGCCACCTCTCTATGGAAAATCCATTCTCGTGGCGGAAGATAACCTGCTCAACCAGAAAGTGGCCCAACGCACATTGGTACAGGCAGGCGCCAAAGTGGAAATTGCAGAGAATGGGGTAGAAGTATTGAACAAACTGGAAGGAAATACCTATGACCTGATATTGATGGACATCCAGATGCCCACCATGGATGGGCTCCGTGCCACACGCCAGATCAGGGATCAGGGCCTTGGCATTCCCATTATTGCCATGACCGCTTCCGCTTTAAAAGGAGACCGCGAAAGATGCCTGCTGGCCGGCATGAATGATTATATCGCCAAACCATTTATACCCAATGTACTCTTCCAGAAGATCCTGGAAGTACTCGGAGAAAGGGATCCCGGATTCGCTAATTTCGAAGCCCTGGATTATGAACAGCAAACACACCGCCCCTTCATTGATCTGCATTATCTGCGTAGTATTGTAGACGATGACCAGGATGCCATGCTGGACCTCCTGAACACTTTTCTGGAAAGAACAGCCGGCATGTTTGATAACCTGCAGAACAGCGCACAGCTGGAGAACTGGGAAGATGCGCTTCAGCACGCAAGCCTGCTGCGTAGTAGTTTTATGATCGTACGCATAGACCCTTTATCAAAGATCATCCTGGAAATAGAGCATAACGTCCGCAACAAAACCTATCTGCACACCGTCATGCCAGACATCAATCTCGCCATCAAGATCTATATGGATGCACAGGAAGTATTAAAAAAGGAAATGGAGCAAATAAAGAAGAATTAA
- a CDS encoding ATP-binding protein translates to MKRLGLKSKITVGVLFLFLMLMLVSILGYYYLNRVNRDARTILQDNYESVEYAKNMLQALDAQPVNEAVFLANLQKQQQNVTEPGEALVTARAAQHFKTAIPEARKDLYAIMELNMRAIIRKNESTKDAADKAILYIAIISGVCFVLGITFVYNFPGYIANPIHELTEGIKGIAQKKYEQRLHFKSMDEFGELASAFNTMAEKLDEYEHSNLAKIVFEKKRAEAVISSLKDATIGVDNKGTILFANAEALQLLNMTEKDVIGWAASEIAKKNDLMKYLLNQLEGGGPVKIVVNGKESFFTRETADVHYENAKIGYIMILKNITTFKEQDLAKTHFIATISHELKTPLAATDLSLKLLEDERTGPLSSEQKELMESIRQDNRRMIRMVSDLLDFSRVESGNIQLQIQPVPPENIVQYALDTVQKQAFGKQVNIRTTLPPGSPMIVADAEKSAWVLVNLLTNAIRYSSKGTEVELDVLQTETGTLHFSVRDHGKGIDPAFRSRIFERFFQVPGSDDAKGSGLGLAIAKEFIEAQGGAIGVESELGKGSRFWFSLPLA, encoded by the coding sequence ATGAAGCGGTTAGGACTTAAATCAAAGATCACGGTAGGGGTTTTATTCCTCTTTCTCATGCTTATGCTGGTAAGCATACTGGGATACTATTACCTCAATCGCGTGAACAGGGATGCCCGTACGATCCTTCAGGATAACTATGAATCCGTAGAATATGCCAAAAACATGCTGCAGGCCCTGGATGCCCAACCGGTGAATGAAGCTGTTTTCCTCGCGAATCTGCAAAAGCAGCAGCAGAATGTAACAGAACCCGGAGAAGCATTGGTTACGGCAAGAGCAGCCCAACATTTTAAAACGGCGATACCGGAAGCGCGTAAAGACCTGTATGCGATCATGGAGCTGAACATGCGTGCCATTATCCGGAAAAATGAAAGTACAAAAGATGCGGCAGACAAAGCCATCCTATACATTGCTATTATCAGTGGTGTCTGTTTTGTACTGGGCATCACCTTCGTTTATAACTTCCCCGGTTATATAGCCAACCCCATTCATGAACTAACGGAAGGGATCAAAGGGATTGCACAGAAAAAATATGAACAAAGGCTGCACTTCAAATCTATGGATGAGTTTGGAGAACTGGCATCTGCCTTTAACACCATGGCGGAGAAACTGGATGAATACGAACACAGCAACCTGGCAAAGATCGTATTTGAAAAGAAACGGGCGGAAGCAGTGATCAGTAGTTTGAAAGATGCCACCATTGGTGTGGATAATAAAGGCACCATCCTTTTTGCGAATGCAGAAGCGCTGCAATTGCTCAATATGACGGAAAAGGATGTGATCGGCTGGGCAGCTTCTGAAATAGCTAAAAAGAATGACCTGATGAAATACCTGCTGAATCAACTGGAAGGCGGCGGCCCGGTGAAGATTGTGGTGAATGGAAAGGAGAGTTTCTTTACCAGGGAAACAGCGGATGTACATTATGAAAATGCGAAGATCGGGTACATCATGATCCTGAAGAACATTACAACGTTTAAGGAACAGGACCTGGCCAAAACACATTTTATTGCTACCATCTCCCATGAATTAAAAACTCCACTGGCAGCAACAGATCTTAGTTTAAAACTGCTGGAAGATGAACGTACGGGCCCTCTTTCCAGTGAGCAAAAGGAACTGATGGAGAGCATCCGGCAGGATAACCGCAGGATGATCCGTATGGTAAGTGACCTGCTTGACTTCTCAAGAGTGGAAAGCGGGAACATACAATTACAAATTCAACCAGTGCCTCCGGAGAATATCGTGCAATACGCATTGGATACTGTGCAGAAACAGGCTTTTGGTAAACAGGTGAATATCCGTACCACATTACCTCCCGGCTCCCCGATGATAGTAGCGGATGCAGAAAAGAGTGCCTGGGTGCTGGTAAACCTTTTAACGAATGCCATCCGGTATTCTTCCAAAGGAACGGAGGTGGAACTGGATGTGCTGCAAACGGAAACGGGTACACTGCATTTCAGTGTACGGGACCATGGAAAGGGTATTGACCCTGCTTTTCGCAGCAGGATATTTGAACGTTTCTTCCAGGTGCCGGGATCTGATGATGCCAAGGGCAGTGGGCTGGGATTGGCCATTGCCAAGGAGTTCATTGAAGCCCAAGGTGGTGCCATAGGGGTGGAAAGCGAATTAGGGAAGGGAAGCCGTTTCTGGTTCTCTTTGCCGCTGGCTTAA
- a CDS encoding universal stress protein: MMQRFLHLANKAGRGEFKIYIGMSAGVGKSYRMLQEAHSLLRKGVNVQIGFIETHGRKETEALVEGLPLIPRRQVFYKGKMLEEMDLNAILLLAPEWVIVDELAHTNIPGSKNEKRWQDVMDLLNAGINVISAVNIQHMESINHQVKTITGVEVQERVPDSMLQIADEVVNIDLTADELITRLKEGKIYDPAKVESALKNFFQSEKILQLRELALKEVASQVERKVEIEIPRGQQMRHERFLVCISTNDEVAKKVIRKAARLAAYYHGEWYVLYVQTPRESVGRIKLSDQRHLINNLKLATELGAEVLRVQDSNISHAIMQTAVEKDITTVCIGKPHISLFGIILRTNVFSQLLKTLSSNEIDLVILS; the protein is encoded by the coding sequence ATGATGCAACGTTTTTTACACCTGGCCAATAAAGCGGGCCGGGGAGAATTCAAGATCTACATTGGCATGAGTGCCGGTGTGGGGAAGAGTTACCGGATGTTACAGGAAGCGCATAGCCTTCTGCGGAAAGGTGTGAATGTACAGATAGGATTCATTGAAACACATGGCCGGAAGGAAACGGAGGCTTTGGTAGAGGGCCTGCCATTGATCCCCCGGCGGCAGGTTTTCTATAAAGGCAAGATGCTGGAAGAAATGGACCTCAACGCCATTCTCTTACTGGCGCCGGAATGGGTGATCGTGGATGAACTGGCACATACTAATATCCCGGGATCGAAGAATGAAAAACGCTGGCAGGATGTGATGGACCTGCTCAATGCCGGGATCAATGTGATCTCTGCCGTGAACATCCAGCACATGGAAAGTATCAACCACCAGGTGAAAACAATCACAGGGGTGGAAGTACAGGAAAGAGTGCCGGACAGTATGTTGCAGATCGCGGATGAAGTAGTGAACATAGACCTTACGGCAGATGAACTGATCACCCGGCTGAAAGAAGGAAAGATCTACGACCCCGCTAAAGTGGAATCGGCCCTGAAGAATTTCTTTCAATCGGAAAAGATCTTGCAGCTGCGGGAGCTGGCATTGAAAGAAGTAGCTTCGCAGGTAGAAAGGAAAGTTGAGATAGAGATCCCGCGGGGGCAGCAAATGCGGCATGAGCGGTTCCTGGTTTGCATTTCCACGAATGATGAAGTGGCGAAAAAGGTGATCCGGAAAGCGGCAAGACTGGCCGCTTATTATCATGGGGAATGGTACGTGCTGTATGTGCAAACACCCCGGGAAAGTGTAGGACGCATCAAACTCTCCGATCAGCGGCATCTGATCAATAACCTGAAACTAGCTACAGAGCTGGGAGCAGAAGTACTGCGGGTACAGGATTCCAATATCTCCCATGCCATCATGCAAACAGCGGTTGAGAAGGATATTACTACTGTATGTATCGGCAAACCGCATATCAGCCTGTTTGGGATTATTTTGCGGACCAATGTGTTTTCCCAGTTGTTGAAAACGTTATCCTCTAATGAAATCGACTTAGTTATATTATCATGA
- a CDS encoding porin: protein MKKTILLAAGSILCMHVMAQDQPVKEAPKISFSGYVEAYYSFDLNEPADHLRPGFLYNHNRHNELNVNLAYLKGSYASDRVRANLSIMAGTYAQYNLAAESELMRHIYEANVGLCVGKNVWVDAGIMPSHIGFESAITKDNMTLSRSLGAENSPYYEAGAKITWTPNEKWTLAAMYLNGWQRIKRVNGNQTPGFGTQITFKPSSKVTLNWSTFVGNDKPDSVRQMRYFNDVYGIFNITDKFSLIAGFDYGLEQKEKGKSDLNNWYTPVLMAKYAFTDKIALAGRYEYYNDENGVIIATGTPNGFKTSGYSLNFDVAPVSNVLFRLEGKLYNSKNDIFVKNTEVKNSNVALTASLAVSF from the coding sequence ATGAAGAAGACAATTTTACTGGCCGCAGGTAGCATCCTGTGTATGCATGTGATGGCGCAGGACCAACCTGTGAAAGAAGCGCCAAAGATCAGTTTCTCTGGTTATGTGGAGGCCTATTACTCTTTTGATCTCAATGAACCGGCAGATCACTTACGTCCCGGTTTCCTGTATAATCACAACCGGCATAATGAACTGAACGTTAACCTGGCTTACCTGAAAGGCAGTTATGCAAGTGACCGTGTACGTGCGAACCTTTCTATTATGGCCGGTACCTATGCACAATATAACCTGGCAGCAGAATCAGAACTGATGCGCCATATCTATGAAGCGAATGTAGGGCTGTGTGTTGGAAAGAATGTATGGGTGGATGCAGGTATCATGCCTTCGCATATTGGTTTTGAGAGTGCTATCACCAAAGATAACATGACCCTCAGCCGGAGCCTGGGTGCAGAGAATTCTCCCTATTATGAAGCCGGAGCAAAGATCACCTGGACGCCGAATGAAAAATGGACATTGGCGGCCATGTACCTCAATGGCTGGCAAAGGATCAAACGTGTGAACGGTAACCAAACCCCTGGATTTGGTACACAGATCACGTTTAAACCCAGCAGTAAAGTAACGTTGAACTGGAGCACTTTTGTTGGAAACGACAAACCGGATTCCGTACGCCAGATGCGTTATTTCAATGATGTTTACGGTATCTTTAATATCACAGATAAATTCAGCCTGATTGCCGGGTTCGACTATGGCCTGGAACAAAAAGAGAAAGGCAAAAGTGATCTGAATAACTGGTACACTCCTGTGCTGATGGCCAAATATGCCTTTACGGATAAGATAGCATTGGCAGGCAGGTATGAGTATTACAATGATGAAAATGGTGTGATCATTGCCACGGGTACTCCCAATGGATTTAAGACCAGCGGTTATTCCCTGAACTTTGATGTGGCGCCTGTGAGCAATGTGTTGTTCCGTTTGGAAGGAAAATTATACAATAGCAAGAATGATATTTTCGTGAAGAACACGGAAGTTAAAAACAGCAACGTAGCGTTGACCGCCTCACTGGCAGTGTCATTTTAA
- a CDS encoding K(+)-transporting ATPase subunit C — protein MKRYFLPALKLTAVLVVLTAGIYPLLVAGISKLAPGKGDGVTIEHKGSVVGYANVGQLFSDDKYFQGRPSAVGYNAAGSGGSNKGPSNPDYLKVVQERIDTFLVHNPGVKKSEIPVELVTASGSGLDPHLSPEGALVQVQRIATLRGISAEKLKELVKEQTKGPLLGMFGPATVNVLQLNIALDNIK, from the coding sequence ATGAAAAGATATTTTTTGCCTGCTTTAAAACTGACTGCCGTACTGGTGGTATTAACTGCCGGAATTTATCCCCTGCTGGTGGCAGGTATATCTAAACTGGCACCCGGTAAAGGAGATGGGGTAACCATTGAACACAAGGGATCAGTAGTGGGCTACGCAAACGTTGGACAGTTATTCTCTGACGATAAATATTTCCAGGGCCGCCCATCTGCGGTAGGTTATAATGCCGCAGGCTCCGGTGGTTCCAATAAAGGACCTTCCAACCCTGATTACCTGAAAGTAGTACAGGAAAGGATAGACACCTTCCTGGTACACAATCCGGGCGTTAAAAAATCCGAGATCCCTGTGGAACTGGTTACAGCTTCCGGTAGTGGATTGGACCCTCACCTTTCTCCTGAGGGCGCCCTGGTTCAGGTACAACGTATTGCTACCCTGCGTGGCATTTCTGCAGAGAAGCTGAAAGAACTGGTAAAGGAACAAACGAAAGGCCCGTTGCTGGGAATGTTTGGGCCTGCTACCGTGAATGTGCTGCAATTGAATATAGCACTGGATAATATCAAATAA